The following are encoded in a window of Candidatus Izemoplasmatales bacterium genomic DNA:
- a CDS encoding HAD hydrolase family protein has translation MDKYLIALDLDGTLLYDFDSLDESVCAFMRKVRSAGHRIVIATGRPYRSSRFVYERFGLDTPIINYNGGLITHPLDASFPIVDYTLRKEWIIDIFDHNLEHIRNAFSEVRDTIYLYREETAIEPLLHRTPDSRLFVGPLRDILTQDPNGFIIIGKPGTGKAIETYVKNRYEGLVLARVWNLSGEYDSIVEIYTPESNKGKGLKYVAEWLGVPPDRVIAIGDGHNDLEMIAYAGVGAAMRGSHPDLLRIAARIVPYDPIDNGVVRFLSEFLGIPA, from the coding sequence ATGGACAAGTATCTGATCGCTCTCGACCTCGACGGAACGTTGCTCTACGACTTCGACTCGCTCGACGAGTCCGTTTGCGCGTTCATGCGCAAGGTCCGGTCCGCCGGCCACCGGATCGTGATCGCGACCGGGCGGCCCTACCGGAGCAGCCGCTTCGTCTACGAGCGTTTCGGCCTCGACACGCCGATCATCAACTACAACGGCGGTCTCATCACCCATCCGCTCGATGCGTCCTTCCCGATCGTCGACTACACCCTCCGGAAGGAATGGATCATCGACATCTTCGACCACAACCTCGAGCACATCCGCAACGCCTTCTCCGAAGTCCGGGACACGATCTACCTCTACCGCGAGGAGACGGCGATCGAGCCGCTCCTGCACCGCACCCCCGACTCGCGCCTCTTCGTCGGACCGCTCCGCGACATCCTCACGCAGGATCCGAACGGCTTCATCATCATCGGGAAGCCCGGCACCGGCAAGGCGATCGAGACGTACGTGAAGAACCGCTACGAAGGTCTCGTCCTCGCCCGCGTCTGGAACCTCTCCGGCGAGTACGACTCGATCGTCGAGATCTACACCCCCGAATCCAACAAGGGCAAGGGTCTGAAATACGTCGCCGAATGGCTCGGCGTGCCGCCCGACCGCGTGATCGCGATCGGCGACGGCCACAACGACCTCGAGATGATCGCCTACGCCGGCGTCGGCGCGGCGATGCGGGGCAGCCATCCGGATCTCCTCCGGATCGCCGCCCGGATCGTCCCCTACGATCCGATCGACAACGGCGTCGTGCGCTTCCTCTCCGAATTCCTCGGCATCCCCGCCTGA
- the ffh gene encoding signal recognition particle protein has protein sequence MAFENLTSKLQMTFRRIAGKAQLNERDIDEMMKEVRLSLLEADVNYKVVKDFTDEVRELALGERILKGLNPGQQVVKVVNDELVKLMGGDTALVNFTSTRPYTVVMMVGLQGAGKTTTAGKLAGFLRKNHAKKPLLVAADVYRPAAVDQLVTVGGKLEIPVFEMGTGTDPREIVKRALKHAEAEGFDLVVIDTAGRLHVNETLMDELVDLKKIAKPEEILLTVDAMTGQDAVNVATAFHAALEVTGCVLTKLDGDTRGGAALSIRKVTGVPIKFSGTGEKLTDIETFHPERMASRILGMGDVLSLIEKATEEIDEAEAMSMMEKMMSGKFNFDDLLKQMRMIKRMGAFSGILKMLPGMGALADSPKVDDKQLAYIEAIIHSMTLAERRNPELLERSSSRRNRVASGSGRSTTEVNRLIGMLDKQRQMMKRMSQMNPETVEKAQSGMLPGLGGTIRQTPGKGKGKGGFRI, from the coding sequence ATGGCATTCGAGAACCTGACATCGAAACTGCAGATGACCTTCCGGCGGATCGCCGGCAAGGCCCAGCTGAACGAGCGCGACATCGACGAGATGATGAAGGAGGTCCGCCTCTCCCTGCTCGAGGCGGACGTCAACTACAAGGTCGTCAAGGACTTCACCGACGAGGTGAGGGAACTCGCCCTCGGAGAACGGATCCTGAAGGGCCTGAATCCCGGCCAGCAGGTCGTCAAGGTCGTCAACGACGAACTCGTGAAGCTGATGGGCGGCGACACCGCCCTTGTCAACTTCACCTCGACGCGGCCGTACACGGTCGTGATGATGGTCGGCCTCCAGGGCGCCGGCAAGACCACCACCGCCGGCAAGCTCGCCGGCTTCCTGCGCAAGAACCACGCGAAGAAGCCGCTCCTCGTCGCCGCCGACGTCTACCGTCCGGCGGCCGTCGACCAGCTCGTGACGGTCGGCGGGAAGCTCGAGATCCCGGTCTTCGAGATGGGGACCGGCACCGACCCGCGCGAGATCGTGAAGCGCGCCCTGAAACACGCCGAGGCCGAAGGCTTCGACCTCGTCGTGATCGACACCGCCGGTCGCCTGCACGTGAACGAGACGCTCATGGACGAGCTCGTCGACCTCAAGAAGATCGCGAAGCCCGAGGAGATCCTGCTCACCGTCGACGCGATGACCGGCCAGGACGCCGTCAACGTCGCCACGGCCTTCCATGCGGCCCTCGAGGTCACCGGCTGCGTCCTCACCAAGCTCGACGGCGACACCCGCGGCGGCGCCGCGCTCTCGATCCGCAAGGTCACCGGCGTCCCGATCAAGTTCTCCGGCACCGGCGAGAAGCTCACCGACATCGAGACCTTCCATCCCGAGCGGATGGCCTCGCGCATCCTCGGGATGGGCGACGTGCTCTCGCTCATCGAGAAGGCGACGGAGGAGATCGACGAAGCCGAGGCGATGTCGATGATGGAGAAGATGATGTCGGGGAAGTTCAACTTCGACGACCTCCTGAAGCAGATGCGGATGATCAAGCGCATGGGCGCGTTCTCCGGGATCCTGAAGATGCTTCCGGGTATGGGGGCGCTCGCCGACTCGCCCAAGGTCGATGACAAGCAGCTCGCCTACATCGAGGCGATCATCCATTCGATGACCCTCGCGGAGCGCAGGAACCCCGAACTGCTCGAACGCTCGAGTTCGCGGCGCAACCGCGTCGCCTCCGGCTCCGGCCGAAGCACGACCGAGGTCAACCGCCTCATCGGGATGCTCGACAAGCAGCGCCAGATGATGAAGCGCATGTCCCAGATGAACCCCGAGACCGTCGAGAAGGCGCAGTCGGGGATGCTTCCGGGGCTCGGCGGCACGATCCGCCAGACGCCCGGCAAGGGCAAGGGCAAGGGCGGATTCCGGATATGA
- the dnaB gene encoding replicative DNA helicase, with protein sequence MEQKIPQNIEAEQAVLGSVFFEQSSLKAIVDKLNDEDFYAPVHRVIFQTMKELFQEHVAIDYTTLKDRLESKNLLAKAGGVEYVVGLVEAVPSTANLINYINIVKDKSVLRKIQDACRNIVEDSYAVENAPEFIDDVETRIVNITKEKRTTDFKNVGEVAGILMGKIAEQSQVKSTVTGLDTRYHELNRYTLGLQKSDLLIIAARPSMGKTAFALNIALNVAKQENHPNVAFFSLEMGVDQLVMRLLSCQAQVDNFKLRQGNLTNQEWEKLQFAVTSLSDLNLFFDDSGTVKVTDLRSKCRKLAAEDKLELVVVDYLQLLSGSQANQGNRVQEVSEISRVLKEVARELKVPVIALSQLSRNVENRPDKHPVMADLRESGSIEQDADIVMFLYRDDYYMKEESTKKNVVDISIAKNRSGTIGDFQLLFNRNMSTFSNMSQTSAEAYAREQSKLD encoded by the coding sequence ATGGAGCAGAAGATACCCCAGAACATCGAAGCCGAACAGGCGGTGCTCGGATCGGTCTTTTTCGAGCAGTCGTCGCTCAAGGCCATCGTCGACAAGCTGAACGACGAGGATTTCTACGCACCGGTCCACCGCGTCATCTTCCAGACCATGAAGGAACTCTTCCAGGAGCACGTGGCGATCGACTACACGACCCTCAAGGACCGCCTCGAGAGCAAGAACCTGCTCGCGAAGGCGGGCGGCGTCGAATACGTCGTCGGCCTCGTCGAGGCCGTGCCGTCCACGGCCAACCTGATCAACTACATCAACATCGTCAAGGACAAGTCCGTCCTGCGCAAGATCCAGGACGCCTGCCGCAACATCGTCGAGGACTCCTACGCCGTTGAGAACGCCCCCGAGTTCATCGACGACGTCGAGACCAGGATCGTGAACATCACGAAGGAGAAGCGCACCACCGACTTCAAGAACGTCGGCGAGGTCGCCGGCATCCTGATGGGGAAGATCGCGGAGCAGTCGCAGGTGAAGTCGACGGTCACCGGCCTCGACACCCGCTACCACGAGCTGAACCGCTACACCCTCGGTCTCCAGAAGTCCGACCTGCTCATCATCGCCGCCCGCCCGTCGATGGGCAAGACGGCGTTCGCGCTCAACATCGCGCTCAACGTCGCGAAGCAGGAGAACCATCCGAACGTCGCCTTCTTCTCGCTCGAAATGGGCGTCGACCAGCTCGTCATGCGTCTGCTTTCGTGCCAGGCCCAGGTCGACAACTTCAAGCTCCGCCAGGGCAACCTGACGAACCAGGAGTGGGAGAAGCTGCAGTTCGCCGTCACCTCGCTCTCCGACCTCAACCTCTTCTTCGACGACTCGGGCACCGTCAAGGTCACCGACCTGCGCTCGAAGTGCCGCAAGCTCGCCGCCGAGGACAAGCTCGAGCTCGTCGTCGTCGACTACCTCCAGCTGCTTTCCGGTTCCCAGGCCAACCAGGGCAACCGCGTCCAGGAAGTCTCCGAGATCAGCCGCGTCCTGAAGGAAGTCGCCCGCGAACTGAAGGTTCCCGTGATCGCCCTGTCGCAGCTGTCCCGCAACGTCGAGAACCGTCCCGACAAGCATCCGGTCATGGCCGACCTCCGCGAATCGGGATCGATCGAACAGGACGCCGACATCGTCATGTTCCTCTACCGCGACGACTATTATATGAAGGAAGAGTCGACGAAGAAGAACGTCGTCGACATCTCGATCGCCAAGAACCGTTCCGGTACGATCGGCGATTTCCAGCTCCTGTTCAACCGCAACATGTCCACCTTCAGCAACATGTCCCAGACGTCCGCCGAAGCCTACGCGAGAGAACAGTCGAAACTGGACTAA
- the prmC gene encoding peptide chain release factor N(5)-glutamine methyltransferase, with product MATYQDVLRAAEKTARSHRLEASAVKLLLLHFAGLSPTELYTSLDREMPEENRIAFARAVDRHVLEHVPVQYLVGHVWFYGYRFLVDDRVLIPRFETEELVANVLVQYDETFHGKPVDLVDVGTGSGCLAIALAKEEPQIRATATDISEEALAVAKENAEANDADIEFLAGDMLSPLQGRKFDVLVSNPPYIPAGEELSPVIAGHEPDVALYGGDDGLKFYRIILAGAAKILNPTSFIAFEHGYDKAAALREIARIHFPSARIYTLADMQGRDRMTFIVNG from the coding sequence TTGGCCACCTACCAGGACGTCCTCCGCGCCGCCGAGAAGACGGCGCGGTCGCATCGCCTCGAAGCGTCCGCCGTCAAGCTCCTGCTCCTTCATTTCGCCGGTCTCTCGCCAACGGAGCTCTATACCTCGCTTGACCGCGAGATGCCCGAGGAGAACCGGATCGCCTTCGCGCGCGCCGTCGACCGGCACGTCCTCGAACACGTTCCCGTGCAGTACCTCGTCGGCCACGTGTGGTTCTACGGCTACAGGTTCCTCGTCGACGACCGCGTCCTGATCCCGCGCTTCGAGACCGAGGAGCTCGTCGCCAACGTCCTCGTCCAGTACGACGAGACCTTCCATGGAAAGCCCGTCGACCTCGTCGACGTCGGCACCGGCTCGGGCTGTCTTGCGATCGCCCTCGCCAAGGAGGAGCCGCAGATCCGCGCGACCGCGACCGACATCAGCGAGGAGGCGCTCGCCGTCGCGAAGGAGAACGCCGAGGCAAACGACGCGGACATCGAGTTCCTCGCCGGCGACATGCTTTCGCCGCTTCAGGGCAGGAAGTTCGACGTCCTCGTCTCCAATCCGCCCTACATCCCGGCGGGCGAGGAACTCTCGCCGGTGATCGCCGGACACGAACCCGACGTCGCCCTCTACGGCGGCGACGACGGCCTCAAGTTCTACCGGATCATCCTCGCCGGCGCCGCCAAGATCCTGAATCCGACTTCCTTCATCGCCTTCGAGCACGGCTACGACAAGGCCGCCGCGCTCCGCGAAATCGCCCGCATCCACTTTCCTTCCGCGCGCATCTACACGCTCGCGGACATGCAGGGGCGAGACCGCATGACATTCATCGTGAACGGATGA
- the ftsY gene encoding signal recognition particle-docking protein FtsY: MGIFAKLFGTRETRLQKQKYKIGMAKTRGGSLANLKAALTQANRIDEALYDRLEEIFIMADIGVDTVVKFTAALRAEVKKRAIERPRDLENVIVDKMFELYLQGQIVDANIRYVEGGLTVILVVGVNGTGKTTSIGKLAYRIKHEGKKVLLAAADTFRAGAIEQLSIWGERAGCPVVSKGEGADPSAVVFDAIRRARAEGYDVLLVDTAGRLQNKVNLMKELEKIDRTIRRELPGTPFETFLVVDATTGQNGLAQAKVFHEATGVTGIVLTKLDGTAKGGIVLAIRDELGIPIRFVGLGEKIEDLDYFDVEGYIYGLFADFFDQE; the protein is encoded by the coding sequence ATGGGCATCTTCGCGAAACTCTTCGGCACGCGCGAGACGCGGCTCCAGAAACAGAAATACAAGATCGGCATGGCGAAGACGCGCGGCGGATCGCTTGCGAACCTGAAGGCCGCGCTGACCCAGGCGAACAGGATCGACGAGGCGCTCTACGACCGCCTCGAGGAGATCTTCATCATGGCCGACATCGGCGTCGACACCGTCGTCAAGTTCACCGCGGCGCTCAGGGCCGAGGTGAAGAAGCGCGCGATCGAACGGCCGCGCGACCTCGAGAACGTGATCGTCGACAAGATGTTCGAACTCTACCTGCAGGGCCAGATCGTCGACGCCAACATCCGATACGTCGAGGGCGGCCTCACCGTCATCCTCGTCGTCGGCGTGAACGGCACCGGCAAGACGACCTCGATCGGGAAACTCGCGTACCGGATCAAACACGAAGGAAAGAAGGTCCTGCTCGCGGCCGCCGACACGTTCCGCGCCGGCGCGATCGAGCAGCTTTCGATCTGGGGAGAACGGGCCGGCTGTCCGGTCGTCTCCAAGGGCGAGGGCGCGGATCCCTCCGCGGTCGTCTTCGACGCGATCCGAAGGGCGCGCGCCGAAGGCTACGACGTCCTTCTCGTCGACACCGCCGGGCGCCTCCAGAACAAGGTGAACCTGATGAAGGAACTCGAGAAGATCGACCGCACGATCCGGCGCGAACTGCCGGGGACGCCGTTTGAGACGTTCCTCGTCGTCGACGCCACGACCGGCCAGAACGGCCTTGCGCAGGCGAAGGTCTTCCACGAGGCGACCGGGGTCACCGGCATCGTCCTCACCAAGCTCGACGGCACCGCCAAGGGCGGGATCGTGCTCGCGATCCGCGACGAACTCGGGATTCCGATCCGCTTCGTCGGTCTCGGCGAGAAGATCGAAGACCTCGACTACTTCGACGTCGAGGGATACATCTACGGGCTGTTCGCCGATTTCTTCGACCAGGAGTGA
- the prfA gene encoding peptide chain release factor 1: MPMIQERLEQIERRYLAIGELLLDPAVSTDIRQLTALAKEQRALEKIVVVYRSYRTLAAEIEDLRGMVREDDPEIRAMAEAELESAVPMAAAYEEKLKTLLIPKDPADEKNVIVEIRGAAGGDEANIFAGDLFRMYVKYAEGKGWKVEVLNAEASEAGGYSQIEFMVSGDSVYSLLKYESGVHRVQRVPATEAAGRIHTSTATVLALPEAEELDFEIDPADVRVDTFCSSGPGGQSVNTTKSAVRLTYMPTGLIVQCQDGKSQHENKASAYRILRSRLYDLAMQEKLEREGEERKSKIGTGDRSEKVRTYNYPQNRVTDHRINFTIQQLDRVMEGRLDPVIEALIEEAERRKLQKTEE, translated from the coding sequence ATCCCCATGATCCAGGAACGACTCGAACAGATCGAACGACGCTATCTCGCCATCGGCGAGCTTTTGCTCGACCCGGCGGTCTCGACCGACATCCGCCAGCTGACGGCGCTCGCGAAGGAACAGCGCGCGCTCGAGAAGATCGTCGTCGTCTACCGGAGCTACCGCACCCTCGCCGCCGAGATCGAAGACCTCCGGGGGATGGTCCGCGAGGACGATCCGGAGATCCGGGCGATGGCCGAGGCCGAGCTCGAGAGCGCCGTTCCCATGGCCGCCGCGTACGAGGAGAAGCTGAAGACGCTGTTGATTCCGAAGGATCCCGCCGACGAGAAGAACGTGATCGTCGAGATCCGCGGCGCCGCCGGCGGCGACGAGGCCAACATCTTCGCGGGCGACCTCTTCCGGATGTACGTCAAGTACGCCGAGGGCAAGGGCTGGAAGGTCGAGGTCCTGAACGCCGAGGCCTCCGAGGCCGGCGGCTACTCGCAGATCGAGTTCATGGTTTCGGGCGATTCGGTCTACTCGCTCCTCAAGTACGAGTCCGGCGTCCACCGCGTCCAGCGCGTCCCCGCCACCGAGGCGGCGGGCCGGATCCACACCTCGACCGCGACCGTTCTCGCCCTCCCCGAGGCCGAGGAACTCGACTTCGAGATCGACCCGGCCGACGTCCGCGTCGACACCTTCTGTTCGTCGGGTCCCGGCGGCCAGTCGGTCAACACGACCAAGTCGGCGGTGCGCCTCACCTACATGCCCACCGGTCTGATCGTCCAGTGCCAGGACGGCAAGTCCCAGCACGAGAACAAGGCGTCCGCCTACCGCATCCTGCGGTCGCGCCTCTACGACCTCGCGATGCAGGAGAAGCTCGAACGCGAGGGCGAGGAGCGCAAGTCCAAGATCGGCACCGGCGACCGCTCCGAGAAGGTCCGCACCTACAACTATCCGCAGAACCGCGTCACCGACCACAGGATCAACTTCACGATCCAGCAGCTCGACCGCGTCATGGAGGGCAGGCTCGATCCGGTGATCGAGGCGCTGATCGAGGAAGCGGAGCGCCGCAAGCTCCAGAAGACGGAGGAATGA
- a CDS encoding sigma factor-like helix-turn-helix DNA-binding protein, with the protein MENAFDEKIRINGLYDAYGLLLTEKQRRTMEYYYRDDYSLSEIAALSGVSRTAVHELIRVAVGHLEDYEAALGVVRMRTRAEDMKRRLEELGVKDAALARLFEEFDKTE; encoded by the coding sequence ATGGAAAACGCATTCGACGAGAAGATCCGGATCAACGGACTCTACGACGCCTACGGCCTCCTGCTCACGGAGAAGCAGCGCCGTACGATGGAATACTATTACCGCGACGACTACTCGCTGTCCGAAATCGCCGCCCTGTCGGGCGTGAGCCGCACCGCGGTCCACGAACTGATCAGGGTCGCGGTCGGGCATCTCGAGGACTACGAGGCCGCGCTCGGCGTCGTGCGGATGCGAACCCGCGCGGAAGACATGAAGCGCCGGCTCGAGGAGCTCGGCGTGAAGGACGCCGCGCTCGCGCGGCTCTTCGAAGAATTCGACAAGACGGAGTGA
- a CDS encoding nitroreductase family protein, which translates to MDDREAIFARISRRSYRPDPLDAATDAKICDLVAAADRDGGLFLAYVKDRPDLFGGIRKTYGLLSGVRNFIVLAGAESDPDAAEKCGYFGERVVLELTKLGLGTCWVGGSFDRGRVGELLAPGRTLFGVITLGKVDAAFSPRERLVRFSTHLRASGEGRFHRTDGTEPDWFFEAVARLALAPSAVNRRPVFLNVEHGVVRAVLRIRDAFTPIDLGIAKFHVATAFPDGVWEWGDGGRFLNP; encoded by the coding sequence ATGGACGATCGGGAGGCGATCTTCGCCCGCATATCCCGACGGAGTTACCGTCCCGATCCGCTCGATGCGGCGACCGACGCGAAGATTTGCGACCTCGTCGCCGCAGCCGACCGCGACGGCGGCCTGTTTCTCGCCTACGTCAAGGATCGGCCGGACCTCTTCGGCGGAATCAGGAAGACCTATGGCCTGCTTTCCGGGGTCCGGAACTTCATCGTCCTCGCCGGAGCGGAAAGCGACCCCGACGCCGCCGAGAAGTGCGGCTATTTCGGCGAACGCGTCGTCCTCGAGCTGACGAAGCTCGGTCTCGGCACCTGCTGGGTCGGCGGATCGTTCGACCGCGGGCGCGTCGGGGAGCTCCTGGCTCCCGGGAGGACCCTCTTCGGGGTCATCACCCTCGGGAAGGTCGACGCCGCTTTTTCCCCCCGCGAGCGGCTCGTCCGCTTCTCGACCCATCTCCGCGCAAGCGGCGAAGGACGGTTCCACCGGACCGACGGCACCGAACCCGACTGGTTCTTCGAGGCGGTCGCGCGGCTCGCGCTCGCACCGTCCGCGGTCAACCGCCGGCCGGTCTTCCTGAACGTCGAACACGGTGTCGTGCGCGCCGTCCTCAGGATCCGCGACGCCTTCACCCCGATCGACCTCGGGATCGCCAAGTTCCACGTCGCCACTGCTTTTCCCGACGGCGTCTGGGAATGGGGCGACGGCGGTCGATTCCTGAATCCCTGA
- the topA gene encoding type I DNA topoisomerase, translating into MADKLVIVESPSKSKTIEQYLGKEYTVRSSKGHVRDLAIKGAGGLGIDVEHDFKPEYEVIAEKRAIVKELNDASRTAKEIYLATDPDREGEAISWHLSQVIETKKKLVKRVIFNEITKPAILEAFAHPIDIDDRLVASQESRRIIDRIIGFKLSKLLQSKIKSKSAGRVQSAALKLVVDREKVVAAFVPEEYHEVYAKFPTFTAQLAKLDGKNAKLPDGASAAKAIASLPRAFAVASREKRPKHVESKPPFITSTLQQDASNRLGFTSSKTMQIAQRLYEGVNIGAESVGLITYMRTDSIRLSAQFVEQASACIAANYGKNYLGGSRKAGPKNGVQDAHEAIRPTDPCRTPESLKGLLPKDDLALYQMIYARAIASLMKPTILEVETLLLDAGPALFRAVSSKQVFDGYLKVYGRFETDDEESAGQFPDCVAGDTLVPDEVTSKQCFTQPPLRYNEARLIKEMEDLGIGRPSTYAQTITTLKDRKYVTLVEKKFVPTEQGTITIDQLDRYFGEFVGANYTREMEDVLDKIADGTAAQLSAIRDFYAYFEPLYEHARVHMEKLAPRETGETCPRCGKPMVFRQGRFGAFEGCGDYPNCDYIKPRPGAEAPKPKAEDTHVRCPQCNRGTLVVRVATKGPNKGNRFFACGNYPKCRYIAPVKDAGRPCPRCGKPLVKDEAGVVRCIDAEKCGFIQND; encoded by the coding sequence ATGGCAGACAAACTCGTCATCGTCGAATCGCCGAGCAAATCGAAGACGATCGAACAGTATCTGGGAAAAGAATATACCGTCAGATCCTCCAAGGGACACGTCCGCGACCTCGCGATCAAGGGCGCCGGCGGGCTCGGCATCGACGTCGAGCACGACTTCAAGCCCGAGTACGAAGTGATCGCCGAGAAGCGCGCGATCGTGAAGGAACTGAACGACGCCAGCCGTACTGCGAAGGAAATCTACCTTGCGACCGACCCGGACCGCGAGGGAGAGGCGATCAGCTGGCATCTCTCGCAGGTGATCGAGACGAAGAAGAAGCTCGTCAAGCGCGTCATCTTCAACGAGATCACGAAACCGGCCATCCTCGAGGCCTTCGCCCATCCGATCGACATCGACGACCGTCTCGTCGCCTCGCAGGAATCCCGCCGGATCATCGACCGCATCATCGGCTTCAAGCTCTCGAAGCTCCTCCAGAGCAAGATCAAGTCGAAGTCGGCCGGGCGCGTCCAGAGCGCCGCGCTCAAGCTCGTCGTCGATCGCGAGAAGGTCGTCGCCGCCTTCGTCCCCGAGGAATACCACGAGGTCTATGCCAAGTTTCCGACCTTCACCGCTCAGCTCGCCAAACTGGATGGGAAGAACGCGAAGCTGCCGGACGGCGCGTCCGCCGCGAAGGCGATCGCCTCGCTCCCCCGCGCCTTCGCCGTCGCCTCGCGCGAGAAACGGCCGAAGCACGTCGAATCGAAGCCGCCGTTCATCACCTCGACCCTCCAGCAGGACGCCTCCAACCGCCTCGGCTTCACCTCCTCGAAGACGATGCAGATCGCGCAACGGCTCTATGAAGGCGTGAACATCGGCGCCGAGAGCGTCGGTCTGATCACCTACATGCGCACCGACTCGATCCGTCTGTCGGCCCAGTTCGTCGAGCAGGCTTCCGCCTGCATCGCCGCGAACTACGGGAAGAACTACCTCGGCGGCAGCCGCAAGGCCGGTCCCAAGAACGGCGTCCAGGACGCCCACGAGGCGATCCGTCCGACCGATCCCTGCCGGACCCCCGAAAGCCTCAAGGGTCTCCTTCCCAAGGACGACCTGGCCCTCTATCAGATGATCTACGCCCGGGCGATCGCCTCGCTCATGAAGCCGACGATCCTCGAGGTCGAGACGCTTCTGCTCGACGCCGGACCCGCGCTCTTCCGGGCGGTCTCGTCGAAGCAGGTGTTCGACGGCTACCTCAAGGTCTACGGCCGGTTCGAGACCGACGACGAGGAAAGCGCCGGCCAGTTCCCGGACTGCGTCGCCGGCGACACCCTCGTCCCCGACGAGGTCACCTCGAAGCAGTGCTTCACCCAGCCGCCGCTCCGCTATAACGAAGCCCGGCTGATCAAGGAGATGGAGGATCTCGGCATCGGCCGCCCGTCCACATACGCCCAGACGATCACGACCCTCAAGGACCGCAAGTACGTGACCCTCGTCGAGAAGAAGTTCGTCCCGACCGAGCAGGGGACGATCACGATCGACCAGCTCGACCGCTACTTCGGCGAGTTCGTCGGCGCGAACTACACCCGCGAGATGGAGGACGTCCTCGACAAGATCGCCGACGGCACGGCCGCGCAGCTTTCCGCGATCCGCGACTTCTACGCCTATTTCGAACCGCTCTACGAACATGCCCGCGTCCACATGGAGAAGCTCGCACCGCGCGAGACCGGCGAGACCTGTCCGCGCTGCGGGAAGCCGATGGTCTTCCGCCAGGGCCGCTTCGGCGCCTTCGAGGGCTGCGGCGACTATCCCAACTGCGACTACATCAAGCCGCGTCCCGGCGCCGAAGCCCCCAAGCCGAAGGCCGAGGACACCCATGTCCGCTGCCCGCAGTGCAACCGGGGCACGCTCGTCGTCCGCGTCGCCACCAAGGGACCGAACAAGGGCAACCGCTTCTTCGCCTGCGGCAACTACCCGAAGTGCAGGTACATCGCCCCCGTCAAGGACGCCGGGCGTCCCTGCCCCCGCTGCGGCAAGCCGCTCGTCAAGGACGAGGCGGGCGTCGTCCGCTGCATCGACGCCGAGAAGTGCGGCTTCATCCAGAACGACTGA